The following are encoded in a window of Panulirus ornatus isolate Po-2019 chromosome 61, ASM3632096v1, whole genome shotgun sequence genomic DNA:
- the LOC139767516 gene encoding uncharacterized protein isoform X2: protein MLVLLRKQVCLMVLSATVVCLVVVFSTKPFQPTKPSTGDGQVGFLRRRMANERENSLTRPTLTTIDPQHSSPTQSKVHSHHPPPLRLTEEERKDLANQGILLVQDDQEDVDETSEKVTQAGHPDGQGAKVGHPDGQGAKVGHPDGQGAKVGHPDGQGAKVGHPDGQGAQVGHPDGQGAKVGHPDGQGAKVGHPDGQGAKVGHPDGQGAKVGHPDGQGAQVGHPDGQGAKVGRPDGQGAQVGHPDGQGAKVGHPDGQGAKVGHPDGQGAQVGHPDGQGAQVHHPDGQGAQVGHPDGQGAQQVHHPDGQGAQVGHPDGQGAQVHHPDGQGAKVGHPDGQGAQAHHPDGQGAQVHHPDGQGAQVHHPDGQGAEERRGDRPRSKGRAPAEGAQHAQWLRQVEEQHKQFLKQQHSLQSQHLLQAKLLREKLRQEEDEQGRETSRASATSKLTQVRPDLTSGIADPLSYRNRGAPPMTYEALKKQGEVIMQHTLKREFAHAQRDTDFVPGEEVDPSQVRRVIIVSTWRSGSTYLGDLVRSYPGSYFSFEPLHHLLKNQHLQEGPLVEKVTSLLRGILTCDYSNLDDYINYMRDNTFLIDHNTRLWNSCLMNRALCFDKHYLSNICRHMPVNVLKTVRMGLLPLVDLLQDPSLDLRVIHLVRDPRGSLHSRMQLSWCHSQACSDPETVCRDLQTDLTLSDWMKQSFPDRYVLVRYEDMGLRPEEKATEIFQFLQLTYNRYVSSFVKEHTTPSKKTKKYNTYSTFRDSRATTFAWRAALNFSTVEAIQEVCIQPLQRLQLRIFQNEVDYLNTTIPVLLDA from the exons ATGTTGGTTCTGTTACGTAAACAAGTGTGTTTGATGGTGTTGTCTGCAACGGTGGTTTGCCTCGTCGTTGTCTTCAGCACCAAACCATTCCAGCCCACCAAGCCATCCACTG GAGATGGCCAAGTTGGCTTCCTAAGACGTCGGATGGCGAACGAGCGTGAGAACAGCTTAACAAGGCCCACCTTAACGACCATTGACCCCCAGCACTCCAGCCCCACCCAATCCAAAGTGcacagtcaccacccaccaccactccgtctgacggaggaagaaaggaaagacttGGCCAATCAGGGAATCCTGTTGGTTCAGGACGACCAGGAAGATGTGGACGAGACGAGTGAGAAAGTGACGCAGGCCGGTCATCCGGATGGTCAGGGGGCGAAGGTCGGTCATCCGGATGGTCAGGGGGCGAAGGTCGGTCATCCGGATGGTCAGGGGGCGAAGGTCGGTCATCCGGATGGTCAGGGGGCGAAGGTCGGTCATCCGGATGGTCAGGGGGCGCAAGTCGGTCATCCGGATGGTCAGGGGGCGAAGGTCGGTCATCCGGATGGTCAGGGGGCGAAGGTCGGTCATCCGGATGGTCAGGGGGCGAAGGTCGGTCATCCGGATGGTCAGGGGGCGAAGGTCGGTCATCCGGATGGTCAGGGGGCGCAGGTCGGTCATCCGGATGGTCAGGGGGCGAAGGTCGGTCGTCCGGATGGTCAGGGGGCGCAAGTCGGTCATCCGGATGGTCAGGGGGCGAAGGTCGGTCATCCGGATGGTCAGGGGGCGAAGGTCGGTCATCCGGATGGTCAGGGGGCGCAAGTCGGTCATCCGGATGGTCAGGGGGCGCAAGTCCATCATCCGGATGGTCAGGGGGCGCAGGTCGGTCATCCGGATGGTCAGGGGGCACAGCAAGTCCATCATCCGGATGGTCAGGGGGCGCAA GTCGGTCATCCGGATGGTCAGGGGGCGCAAGTCCATCATCCGGATGGTCAGGGGGCGAAGGTCGGTCATCCGGATGGTCAGGGGGCGCAGGCCCATCATCCGGATGGTCAGGGGGCGCAGGTCCATCATCCGGATGGTCAGGGGGCGCAAGTCCATCATCCGGATGGTCAGGGGGCGGAAGAGAGACGTGGGGATCGGCCGAGGTCGAAGGGGCGGGCCCCTGCGGAGGGCGCACAGCACGCCCAGTGGTTGAGACAAGTCGAGGAGCAGCACAAGCAGTTCTTGAAGCAGCAGCACAGCCTCCAAAGCCAGCACTTACTGCAGGCGAAGCTCCTGCGGGAGAAACTGCGACAGGAGGAAGACGAGCAAGGGCGGGAGACGTCGAGGGCGTCGGCTACATCGAAGCTGACGCAGGTCAGGCCCGATCTCACCTCGGGCATCGCCGACCCCTTGAGCTACCGTAACAGAGGCGCCCCTCCAATGACGTACGAGGCGCTGAAGAAGCAAGGGGAGGTCATCATGCAACACACGCTGAAGCGGGAGTTCGCACACGCCCAGCGGGACACGGACTTCGTGCCTGGAGAGGAGGTCGACCCATCCCAAGTTCGGAGGGTCATTATCGTCTCCACCTGGCGTAGTGGCTCCACCTATTTGGGCGACTTGGTCCGCTCGTACCCAGGGTCGTACTTCAGCTTCGAACCCTTACATCACCTGCTCAAGAACCAACACCTCCAAGAGGGACCGCTGGTCGAGAAGGTCACCTCCCTCCTACGAGGCATTCTGACCTGTGACTATTCCAATTTGGACGACTACATCAACTACATGCGCGATAACACGTTCCTCATAGACCACAACACCCGCTTGTGGAACTCCTGCCTTATGAACCGGGCCCTTTGCTTCGACAAGCACTACCTCTCCAACATATGTAGACACATGCCCGTCAACGTGCTCAAGACTGTGCGCATGGGTCTCTTACCCTTGGTGGACCTTCTACAGGACCCGAGTTTGGACCTCCGCGTCATCCATTTGGTCCGCGACCCTCGCGGATCTCTCCATTCTCGCATGCAGCTCTCTTGGTGCCATTCCCAAGCCTGCAGCGACCCGGAGACCGTGTGTAGGGATCTTCAAACCGACCTTACACTCTCAGATTGGATGAAACAAAGTTTTCCAGACAG ATACGTACTGGTTCGTTATGAGGACATGGGGCTACGACCGGAGGAGAAAGCCACTGAAATATTCCAGTTCCTCCAGTTGACTTACAACAGATACGTGTCCAGTTTCGTGAAGGAGCACACGACCCCATCGAAGAAGACGAAAAAGTACAATACTTACAGTACCTTTCGCGATTCTCGAGCAACGACGTTCGCTTGGAGAGCCGCCCTCAACTTCTCCACCGTCGAGGCCATACAGGAAGTCTGCATACAGCCACTACAGCGGCTACAGCTTCGAATATTCCAAAACGAGGTGGACTATTTGAACACGACCATTCCCGTCTTGTTAGACGCATGA
- the LOC139767516 gene encoding uncharacterized protein isoform X3 — MDGMRGTESRFPGQEERHHSPLFKGAMLVLLRKQVCLMVLSATVVCLVVVFSTKPFQPTKPSTGDGQVGFLRRRMANERENSLTRPTLTTIDPQHSSPTQSKVHSHHPPPLRLTEEERKDLANQGILLVQDDQEDVDETSEKVTQAGHPDGQGAKVGHPDGQGAKVGHPDGQGAKVGHPDGQGAKVGHPDGQGAQVGHPDGQGAKVGHPDGQGAKVGHPDGQGAKVGHPDGQGAKVGHPDGQGAQVGHPDGQGAKVGRPDGQGAQVGHPDGQGAKVGHPDGQGAKVGHPDGQGAQVGHPDGQGAQVHHPDGQGAQVGHPDGQGAQQVHHPDGQGAQVGHPDGQGAQVHHPDGQGAQVHHPDGQGAEERRGDRPRSKGRAPAEGAQHAQWLRQVEEQHKQFLKQQHSLQSQHLLQAKLLREKLRQEEDEQGRETSRASATSKLTQVRPDLTSGIADPLSYRNRGAPPMTYEALKKQGEVIMQHTLKREFAHAQRDTDFVPGEEVDPSQVRRVIIVSTWRSGSTYLGDLVRSYPGSYFSFEPLHHLLKNQHLQEGPLVEKVTSLLRGILTCDYSNLDDYINYMRDNTFLIDHNTRLWNSCLMNRALCFDKHYLSNICRHMPVNVLKTVRMGLLPLVDLLQDPSLDLRVIHLVRDPRGSLHSRMQLSWCHSQACSDPETVCRDLQTDLTLSDWMKQSFPDRYVLVRYEDMGLRPEEKATEIFQFLQLTYNRYVSSFVKEHTTPSKKTKKYNTYSTFRDSRATTFAWRAALNFSTVEAIQEVCIQPLQRLQLRIFQNEVDYLNTTIPVLLDA, encoded by the exons GCGCCATGTTGGTTCTGTTACGTAAACAAGTGTGTTTGATGGTGTTGTCTGCAACGGTGGTTTGCCTCGTCGTTGTCTTCAGCACCAAACCATTCCAGCCCACCAAGCCATCCACTG GAGATGGCCAAGTTGGCTTCCTAAGACGTCGGATGGCGAACGAGCGTGAGAACAGCTTAACAAGGCCCACCTTAACGACCATTGACCCCCAGCACTCCAGCCCCACCCAATCCAAAGTGcacagtcaccacccaccaccactccgtctgacggaggaagaaaggaaagacttGGCCAATCAGGGAATCCTGTTGGTTCAGGACGACCAGGAAGATGTGGACGAGACGAGTGAGAAAGTGACGCAGGCCGGTCATCCGGATGGTCAGGGGGCGAAGGTCGGTCATCCGGATGGTCAGGGGGCGAAGGTCGGTCATCCGGATGGTCAGGGGGCGAAGGTCGGTCATCCGGATGGTCAGGGGGCGAAGGTCGGTCATCCGGATGGTCAGGGGGCGCAAGTCGGTCATCCGGATGGTCAGGGGGCGAAGGTCGGTCATCCGGATGGTCAGGGGGCGAAGGTCGGTCATCCGGATGGTCAGGGGGCGAAGGTCGGTCATCCGGATGGTCAGGGGGCGAAGGTCGGTCATCCGGATGGTCAGGGGGCGCAGGTCGGTCATCCGGATGGTCAGGGGGCGAAGGTCGGTCGTCCGGATGGTCAGGGGGCGCAAGTCGGTCATCCGGATGGTCAGGGGGCGAAGGTCGGTCATCCGGATGGTCAGGGGGCGAAGGTCGGTCATCCGGATGGTCAGGGGGCGCAAGTCGGTCATCCGGATGGTCAGGGGGCGCAAGTCCATCATCCGGATGGTCAGGGGGCGCAGGTCGGTCATCCGGATGGTCAGGGGGCACAGCAAGTCCATCATCCGGATGGTCAGGGGGCGCAA GTCGGTCATCCGGATGGTCAGGGGGCGCAA GTCCATCATCCGGATGGTCAGGGGGCGCAAGTCCATCATCCGGATGGTCAGGGGGCGGAAGAGAGACGTGGGGATCGGCCGAGGTCGAAGGGGCGGGCCCCTGCGGAGGGCGCACAGCACGCCCAGTGGTTGAGACAAGTCGAGGAGCAGCACAAGCAGTTCTTGAAGCAGCAGCACAGCCTCCAAAGCCAGCACTTACTGCAGGCGAAGCTCCTGCGGGAGAAACTGCGACAGGAGGAAGACGAGCAAGGGCGGGAGACGTCGAGGGCGTCGGCTACATCGAAGCTGACGCAGGTCAGGCCCGATCTCACCTCGGGCATCGCCGACCCCTTGAGCTACCGTAACAGAGGCGCCCCTCCAATGACGTACGAGGCGCTGAAGAAGCAAGGGGAGGTCATCATGCAACACACGCTGAAGCGGGAGTTCGCACACGCCCAGCGGGACACGGACTTCGTGCCTGGAGAGGAGGTCGACCCATCCCAAGTTCGGAGGGTCATTATCGTCTCCACCTGGCGTAGTGGCTCCACCTATTTGGGCGACTTGGTCCGCTCGTACCCAGGGTCGTACTTCAGCTTCGAACCCTTACATCACCTGCTCAAGAACCAACACCTCCAAGAGGGACCGCTGGTCGAGAAGGTCACCTCCCTCCTACGAGGCATTCTGACCTGTGACTATTCCAATTTGGACGACTACATCAACTACATGCGCGATAACACGTTCCTCATAGACCACAACACCCGCTTGTGGAACTCCTGCCTTATGAACCGGGCCCTTTGCTTCGACAAGCACTACCTCTCCAACATATGTAGACACATGCCCGTCAACGTGCTCAAGACTGTGCGCATGGGTCTCTTACCCTTGGTGGACCTTCTACAGGACCCGAGTTTGGACCTCCGCGTCATCCATTTGGTCCGCGACCCTCGCGGATCTCTCCATTCTCGCATGCAGCTCTCTTGGTGCCATTCCCAAGCCTGCAGCGACCCGGAGACCGTGTGTAGGGATCTTCAAACCGACCTTACACTCTCAGATTGGATGAAACAAAGTTTTCCAGACAG ATACGTACTGGTTCGTTATGAGGACATGGGGCTACGACCGGAGGAGAAAGCCACTGAAATATTCCAGTTCCTCCAGTTGACTTACAACAGATACGTGTCCAGTTTCGTGAAGGAGCACACGACCCCATCGAAGAAGACGAAAAAGTACAATACTTACAGTACCTTTCGCGATTCTCGAGCAACGACGTTCGCTTGGAGAGCCGCCCTCAACTTCTCCACCGTCGAGGCCATACAGGAAGTCTGCATACAGCCACTACAGCGGCTACAGCTTCGAATATTCCAAAACGAGGTGGACTATTTGAACACGACCATTCCCGTCTTGTTAGACGCATGA
- the LOC139767516 gene encoding uncharacterized protein isoform X1 — MDGMRGTESRFPGQEERHHSPLFKGAMLVLLRKQVCLMVLSATVVCLVVVFSTKPFQPTKPSTGDGQVGFLRRRMANERENSLTRPTLTTIDPQHSSPTQSKVHSHHPPPLRLTEEERKDLANQGILLVQDDQEDVDETSEKVTQAGHPDGQGAKVGHPDGQGAKVGHPDGQGAKVGHPDGQGAKVGHPDGQGAQVGHPDGQGAKVGHPDGQGAKVGHPDGQGAKVGHPDGQGAKVGHPDGQGAQVGHPDGQGAKVGRPDGQGAQVGHPDGQGAKVGHPDGQGAKVGHPDGQGAQVGHPDGQGAQVHHPDGQGAQVGHPDGQGAQQVHHPDGQGAQVGHPDGQGAQVHHPDGQGAKVGHPDGQGAQAHHPDGQGAQVHHPDGQGAQVHHPDGQGAEERRGDRPRSKGRAPAEGAQHAQWLRQVEEQHKQFLKQQHSLQSQHLLQAKLLREKLRQEEDEQGRETSRASATSKLTQVRPDLTSGIADPLSYRNRGAPPMTYEALKKQGEVIMQHTLKREFAHAQRDTDFVPGEEVDPSQVRRVIIVSTWRSGSTYLGDLVRSYPGSYFSFEPLHHLLKNQHLQEGPLVEKVTSLLRGILTCDYSNLDDYINYMRDNTFLIDHNTRLWNSCLMNRALCFDKHYLSNICRHMPVNVLKTVRMGLLPLVDLLQDPSLDLRVIHLVRDPRGSLHSRMQLSWCHSQACSDPETVCRDLQTDLTLSDWMKQSFPDRYVLVRYEDMGLRPEEKATEIFQFLQLTYNRYVSSFVKEHTTPSKKTKKYNTYSTFRDSRATTFAWRAALNFSTVEAIQEVCIQPLQRLQLRIFQNEVDYLNTTIPVLLDA, encoded by the exons GCGCCATGTTGGTTCTGTTACGTAAACAAGTGTGTTTGATGGTGTTGTCTGCAACGGTGGTTTGCCTCGTCGTTGTCTTCAGCACCAAACCATTCCAGCCCACCAAGCCATCCACTG GAGATGGCCAAGTTGGCTTCCTAAGACGTCGGATGGCGAACGAGCGTGAGAACAGCTTAACAAGGCCCACCTTAACGACCATTGACCCCCAGCACTCCAGCCCCACCCAATCCAAAGTGcacagtcaccacccaccaccactccgtctgacggaggaagaaaggaaagacttGGCCAATCAGGGAATCCTGTTGGTTCAGGACGACCAGGAAGATGTGGACGAGACGAGTGAGAAAGTGACGCAGGCCGGTCATCCGGATGGTCAGGGGGCGAAGGTCGGTCATCCGGATGGTCAGGGGGCGAAGGTCGGTCATCCGGATGGTCAGGGGGCGAAGGTCGGTCATCCGGATGGTCAGGGGGCGAAGGTCGGTCATCCGGATGGTCAGGGGGCGCAAGTCGGTCATCCGGATGGTCAGGGGGCGAAGGTCGGTCATCCGGATGGTCAGGGGGCGAAGGTCGGTCATCCGGATGGTCAGGGGGCGAAGGTCGGTCATCCGGATGGTCAGGGGGCGAAGGTCGGTCATCCGGATGGTCAGGGGGCGCAGGTCGGTCATCCGGATGGTCAGGGGGCGAAGGTCGGTCGTCCGGATGGTCAGGGGGCGCAAGTCGGTCATCCGGATGGTCAGGGGGCGAAGGTCGGTCATCCGGATGGTCAGGGGGCGAAGGTCGGTCATCCGGATGGTCAGGGGGCGCAAGTCGGTCATCCGGATGGTCAGGGGGCGCAAGTCCATCATCCGGATGGTCAGGGGGCGCAGGTCGGTCATCCGGATGGTCAGGGGGCACAGCAAGTCCATCATCCGGATGGTCAGGGGGCGCAA GTCGGTCATCCGGATGGTCAGGGGGCGCAAGTCCATCATCCGGATGGTCAGGGGGCGAAGGTCGGTCATCCGGATGGTCAGGGGGCGCAGGCCCATCATCCGGATGGTCAGGGGGCGCAGGTCCATCATCCGGATGGTCAGGGGGCGCAAGTCCATCATCCGGATGGTCAGGGGGCGGAAGAGAGACGTGGGGATCGGCCGAGGTCGAAGGGGCGGGCCCCTGCGGAGGGCGCACAGCACGCCCAGTGGTTGAGACAAGTCGAGGAGCAGCACAAGCAGTTCTTGAAGCAGCAGCACAGCCTCCAAAGCCAGCACTTACTGCAGGCGAAGCTCCTGCGGGAGAAACTGCGACAGGAGGAAGACGAGCAAGGGCGGGAGACGTCGAGGGCGTCGGCTACATCGAAGCTGACGCAGGTCAGGCCCGATCTCACCTCGGGCATCGCCGACCCCTTGAGCTACCGTAACAGAGGCGCCCCTCCAATGACGTACGAGGCGCTGAAGAAGCAAGGGGAGGTCATCATGCAACACACGCTGAAGCGGGAGTTCGCACACGCCCAGCGGGACACGGACTTCGTGCCTGGAGAGGAGGTCGACCCATCCCAAGTTCGGAGGGTCATTATCGTCTCCACCTGGCGTAGTGGCTCCACCTATTTGGGCGACTTGGTCCGCTCGTACCCAGGGTCGTACTTCAGCTTCGAACCCTTACATCACCTGCTCAAGAACCAACACCTCCAAGAGGGACCGCTGGTCGAGAAGGTCACCTCCCTCCTACGAGGCATTCTGACCTGTGACTATTCCAATTTGGACGACTACATCAACTACATGCGCGATAACACGTTCCTCATAGACCACAACACCCGCTTGTGGAACTCCTGCCTTATGAACCGGGCCCTTTGCTTCGACAAGCACTACCTCTCCAACATATGTAGACACATGCCCGTCAACGTGCTCAAGACTGTGCGCATGGGTCTCTTACCCTTGGTGGACCTTCTACAGGACCCGAGTTTGGACCTCCGCGTCATCCATTTGGTCCGCGACCCTCGCGGATCTCTCCATTCTCGCATGCAGCTCTCTTGGTGCCATTCCCAAGCCTGCAGCGACCCGGAGACCGTGTGTAGGGATCTTCAAACCGACCTTACACTCTCAGATTGGATGAAACAAAGTTTTCCAGACAG ATACGTACTGGTTCGTTATGAGGACATGGGGCTACGACCGGAGGAGAAAGCCACTGAAATATTCCAGTTCCTCCAGTTGACTTACAACAGATACGTGTCCAGTTTCGTGAAGGAGCACACGACCCCATCGAAGAAGACGAAAAAGTACAATACTTACAGTACCTTTCGCGATTCTCGAGCAACGACGTTCGCTTGGAGAGCCGCCCTCAACTTCTCCACCGTCGAGGCCATACAGGAAGTCTGCATACAGCCACTACAGCGGCTACAGCTTCGAATATTCCAAAACGAGGTGGACTATTTGAACACGACCATTCCCGTCTTGTTAGACGCATGA
- the LOC139767516 gene encoding uncharacterized protein isoform X4, with product MDGMRGTESRFPGQEERHHSPLFKGAMLVLLRKQVCLMVLSATVVCLVVVFSTKPFQPTKPSTGDGQVGFLRRRMANERENSLTRPTLTTIDPQHSSPTQSKVHSHHPPPLRLTEEERKDLANQGILLVQDDQEDVDETSEKVTQAGHPDGQGAKVGHPDGQGAKVGHPDGQGAKVGHPDGQGAKVGHPDGQGAQVGHPDGQGAKVGHPDGQGAKVGHPDGQGAKVGHPDGQGAKVGHPDGQGAQVGHPDGQGAKVGRPDGQGAQVGHPDGQGAKVGHPDGQGAKVGHPDGQGAQVGHPDGQGAQVHHPDGQGAQVGHPDGQGAQQVHHPDGQGAQVHHPDGQGAQVHHPDGQGAEERRGDRPRSKGRAPAEGAQHAQWLRQVEEQHKQFLKQQHSLQSQHLLQAKLLREKLRQEEDEQGRETSRASATSKLTQVRPDLTSGIADPLSYRNRGAPPMTYEALKKQGEVIMQHTLKREFAHAQRDTDFVPGEEVDPSQVRRVIIVSTWRSGSTYLGDLVRSYPGSYFSFEPLHHLLKNQHLQEGPLVEKVTSLLRGILTCDYSNLDDYINYMRDNTFLIDHNTRLWNSCLMNRALCFDKHYLSNICRHMPVNVLKTVRMGLLPLVDLLQDPSLDLRVIHLVRDPRGSLHSRMQLSWCHSQACSDPETVCRDLQTDLTLSDWMKQSFPDRYVLVRYEDMGLRPEEKATEIFQFLQLTYNRYVSSFVKEHTTPSKKTKKYNTYSTFRDSRATTFAWRAALNFSTVEAIQEVCIQPLQRLQLRIFQNEVDYLNTTIPVLLDA from the exons GCGCCATGTTGGTTCTGTTACGTAAACAAGTGTGTTTGATGGTGTTGTCTGCAACGGTGGTTTGCCTCGTCGTTGTCTTCAGCACCAAACCATTCCAGCCCACCAAGCCATCCACTG GAGATGGCCAAGTTGGCTTCCTAAGACGTCGGATGGCGAACGAGCGTGAGAACAGCTTAACAAGGCCCACCTTAACGACCATTGACCCCCAGCACTCCAGCCCCACCCAATCCAAAGTGcacagtcaccacccaccaccactccgtctgacggaggaagaaaggaaagacttGGCCAATCAGGGAATCCTGTTGGTTCAGGACGACCAGGAAGATGTGGACGAGACGAGTGAGAAAGTGACGCAGGCCGGTCATCCGGATGGTCAGGGGGCGAAGGTCGGTCATCCGGATGGTCAGGGGGCGAAGGTCGGTCATCCGGATGGTCAGGGGGCGAAGGTCGGTCATCCGGATGGTCAGGGGGCGAAGGTCGGTCATCCGGATGGTCAGGGGGCGCAAGTCGGTCATCCGGATGGTCAGGGGGCGAAGGTCGGTCATCCGGATGGTCAGGGGGCGAAGGTCGGTCATCCGGATGGTCAGGGGGCGAAGGTCGGTCATCCGGATGGTCAGGGGGCGAAGGTCGGTCATCCGGATGGTCAGGGGGCGCAGGTCGGTCATCCGGATGGTCAGGGGGCGAAGGTCGGTCGTCCGGATGGTCAGGGGGCGCAAGTCGGTCATCCGGATGGTCAGGGGGCGAAGGTCGGTCATCCGGATGGTCAGGGGGCGAAGGTCGGTCATCCGGATGGTCAGGGGGCGCAAGTCGGTCATCCGGATGGTCAGGGGGCGCAAGTCCATCATCCGGATGGTCAGGGGGCGCAGGTCGGTCATCCGGATGGTCAGGGGGCACAGCAAGTCCATCATCCGGATGGTCAGGGGGCGCAA GTCCATCATCCGGATGGTCAGGGGGCGCAAGTCCATCATCCGGATGGTCAGGGGGCGGAAGAGAGACGTGGGGATCGGCCGAGGTCGAAGGGGCGGGCCCCTGCGGAGGGCGCACAGCACGCCCAGTGGTTGAGACAAGTCGAGGAGCAGCACAAGCAGTTCTTGAAGCAGCAGCACAGCCTCCAAAGCCAGCACTTACTGCAGGCGAAGCTCCTGCGGGAGAAACTGCGACAGGAGGAAGACGAGCAAGGGCGGGAGACGTCGAGGGCGTCGGCTACATCGAAGCTGACGCAGGTCAGGCCCGATCTCACCTCGGGCATCGCCGACCCCTTGAGCTACCGTAACAGAGGCGCCCCTCCAATGACGTACGAGGCGCTGAAGAAGCAAGGGGAGGTCATCATGCAACACACGCTGAAGCGGGAGTTCGCACACGCCCAGCGGGACACGGACTTCGTGCCTGGAGAGGAGGTCGACCCATCCCAAGTTCGGAGGGTCATTATCGTCTCCACCTGGCGTAGTGGCTCCACCTATTTGGGCGACTTGGTCCGCTCGTACCCAGGGTCGTACTTCAGCTTCGAACCCTTACATCACCTGCTCAAGAACCAACACCTCCAAGAGGGACCGCTGGTCGAGAAGGTCACCTCCCTCCTACGAGGCATTCTGACCTGTGACTATTCCAATTTGGACGACTACATCAACTACATGCGCGATAACACGTTCCTCATAGACCACAACACCCGCTTGTGGAACTCCTGCCTTATGAACCGGGCCCTTTGCTTCGACAAGCACTACCTCTCCAACATATGTAGACACATGCCCGTCAACGTGCTCAAGACTGTGCGCATGGGTCTCTTACCCTTGGTGGACCTTCTACAGGACCCGAGTTTGGACCTCCGCGTCATCCATTTGGTCCGCGACCCTCGCGGATCTCTCCATTCTCGCATGCAGCTCTCTTGGTGCCATTCCCAAGCCTGCAGCGACCCGGAGACCGTGTGTAGGGATCTTCAAACCGACCTTACACTCTCAGATTGGATGAAACAAAGTTTTCCAGACAG ATACGTACTGGTTCGTTATGAGGACATGGGGCTACGACCGGAGGAGAAAGCCACTGAAATATTCCAGTTCCTCCAGTTGACTTACAACAGATACGTGTCCAGTTTCGTGAAGGAGCACACGACCCCATCGAAGAAGACGAAAAAGTACAATACTTACAGTACCTTTCGCGATTCTCGAGCAACGACGTTCGCTTGGAGAGCCGCCCTCAACTTCTCCACCGTCGAGGCCATACAGGAAGTCTGCATACAGCCACTACAGCGGCTACAGCTTCGAATATTCCAAAACGAGGTGGACTATTTGAACACGACCATTCCCGTCTTGTTAGACGCATGA